The Litchfieldia alkalitelluris genome has a window encoding:
- the comGA gene encoding competence type IV pilus ATPase ComGA → MNTIERLGDRLIEEAMLMNASDIHFVPKIDEAMVQFRLDSDLYEKHKLSKDTCDRLISHFKFMAGMDIGERRRPQNGALTVVNRNMTINLRLSTLPTAYQESLVIRILLDQVHHPLSQLSLFPQTTKRLLSLLKHSHGLIIFTGPTGSGKTTTLYSLLHESKKLFNRNIITLEDPIEKKSNDVLQVQINEKAGITYATGLKAILRHDPDIIMVGEIRDSETATIAIRAALTGHLVLSTMHTRDSKGAIYRLLEFGASLQEVEQTLIAIAAQRLIDLVCPYCEGKCTPLCKKLRHTRRAGVYEILYGKALSSALKEAKGEHSEYHYQKLRDVIKKGIALGYLYPDSLERWSYHDKEK, encoded by the coding sequence TTGAATACAATCGAACGTTTAGGTGATCGGTTAATTGAGGAAGCCATGCTCATGAATGCTTCTGATATTCACTTTGTTCCTAAGATAGATGAAGCAATGGTCCAATTTCGTCTTGATAGTGATTTATATGAAAAACACAAGCTTTCTAAGGACACATGTGACCGGTTAATCTCTCATTTTAAATTTATGGCCGGAATGGATATTGGTGAGCGACGGCGACCACAAAATGGCGCTCTCACGGTTGTAAACAGAAATATGACCATTAACCTTCGCTTATCCACCTTACCCACCGCATATCAAGAAAGTCTTGTCATTCGAATTCTCCTTGACCAAGTCCACCACCCATTATCACAGCTTTCCCTTTTTCCACAAACAACAAAGCGATTGCTCTCCCTTTTAAAACACTCACATGGTTTAATCATTTTTACTGGTCCGACCGGCTCTGGTAAAACGACCACCTTATATTCACTTCTCCATGAATCAAAGAAACTCTTCAACCGAAACATTATTACATTAGAAGATCCTATTGAAAAGAAGAGCAACGATGTTCTTCAGGTTCAAATTAATGAAAAAGCGGGGATCACGTATGCAACAGGCTTAAAAGCCATTCTTAGACACGATCCAGATATAATAATGGTCGGGGAGATTCGTGATAGTGAAACCGCTACAATTGCAATTAGGGCAGCTCTTACTGGCCATCTTGTGTTGAGCACGATGCATACTCGTGATTCAAAAGGTGCGATTTATCGGTTACTGGAGTTTGGTGCAAGCTTACAGGAAGTCGAACAAACACTCATTGCCATTGCTGCTCAGCGCTTAATTGACCTTGTTTGTCCATATTGTGAAGGGAAATGTACTCCGCTATGCAAAAAGCTTAGACATACAAGAAGAGCAGGGGTGTATGAGATTTTATATGGAAAGGCTTTATCAAGCGCACTAAAGGAAGCGAAGGGAGAGCATTCAGAATATCATTATCAAAAGCTTAGAGATGTGATAAAAAAGGGGATTGCACTAGGCTATTTGTATCCAGATTCACTAGAAAGATGGTCATATCATGACAAGGAAAAATAG
- the comGB gene encoding competence type IV pilus assembly protein ComGB: MTRKNSWPLQEQPVFLKRLSELLDQGYTITQGLDFLKFQLNEECQEKLQQSLELLKEGDSVYQLFTNLNFHPDVLSYLYFAEQHGEISFALREGSSILQRKLHYKEKLQKLIRYPIFLILFVGMMFLGIEHMLLPQFQTMYMSMNNESSLFLHVLFQIFFIGKTLGVLLCLLVVGCVIYYYFSFRHLSATEQALIKIKFPLFNRLWILWNSHFFSIQLSNLLKGGLSIVESLALFEDQKHSHFLQEEALYIKGRLSIGDKLPEIIHSRPFYEKELSYIIQHGQNNGVLEIELYHYSQFVVQRIEERITRIFSILQPLLLTAVGLMIVIMYIAMLLPMFNLIQTI; encoded by the coding sequence ATGACAAGGAAAAATAGTTGGCCATTACAAGAGCAGCCTGTGTTTTTAAAACGTTTAAGCGAGTTACTGGATCAAGGATATACGATTACTCAAGGCTTGGATTTTTTAAAGTTTCAATTAAATGAGGAGTGTCAAGAAAAGCTTCAGCAGTCTTTGGAGCTATTAAAGGAAGGTGATTCAGTATATCAGTTGTTTACGAATCTTAATTTTCACCCTGATGTGTTAAGTTATTTGTATTTTGCCGAGCAACATGGCGAGATCTCCTTTGCCTTAAGAGAAGGCAGCTCGATTCTTCAGAGAAAGCTCCACTATAAAGAAAAGCTCCAAAAGCTCATCAGATATCCAATTTTTCTTATCTTGTTTGTGGGAATGATGTTTTTAGGCATTGAACACATGCTTTTACCACAATTTCAAACCATGTACATGTCTATGAATAATGAATCTTCGCTTTTCCTTCATGTACTCTTTCAAATCTTTTTTATCGGAAAAACACTAGGTGTTTTACTTTGTTTACTTGTTGTGGGTTGTGTTATCTATTATTACTTTTCATTCAGACATCTCTCAGCAACTGAGCAAGCTTTGATTAAAATCAAGTTCCCACTGTTCAATCGATTATGGATTTTGTGGAATTCACATTTTTTTTCGATTCAATTAAGTAACTTACTAAAAGGTGGATTATCCATCGTAGAATCATTAGCACTATTTGAGGACCAAAAACATTCTCATTTTTTGCAGGAAGAAGCACTTTATATTAAAGGACGTCTTTCTATAGGTGATAAGCTACCAGAGATTATTCATTCACGGCCCTTTTATGAAAAAGAGTTATCTTATATCATTCAGCACGGTCAGAATAATGGAGTGCTAGAAATTGAGCTTTACCACTATAGTCAATTTGTTGTTCAACGAATTGAGGAAAGAATTACGAGGATTTTCTCCATCCTTCAACCACTATTGCTTACGGCTGTTGGACTTATGATTGTGATTATGTATATTGCCATGCTATTACCAATGTTTAATCTAATTCAAACGATCTAA
- the comGC gene encoding competence type IV pilus major pilin ComGC, translating to MNQKGFTLIEMLIVLVVISVLMLIAIPNVTKHNSLINEKGCQAFIKTVQAQVQAYEMEKETPATIEALKTEGYISTSQCPNGKEVIITDGVVSESIQ from the coding sequence TTGAATCAAAAGGGATTTACACTTATCGAAATGTTAATTGTATTAGTTGTTATATCTGTCTTAATGCTGATTGCGATTCCAAATGTAACCAAACATAACTCGTTAATTAATGAAAAAGGGTGCCAAGCTTTTATTAAAACTGTTCAAGCACAGGTCCAGGCATATGAAATGGAAAAAGAGACGCCAGCAACGATTGAGGCATTAAAAACGGAAGGGTATATCAGTACAAGCCAGTGTCCAAATGGAAAAGAAGTCATCATCACAGATGGTGTTGTTAGTGAAAGTATCCAATAA
- the comGD gene encoding competence type IV pilus minor pilin ComGD, giving the protein MEKKSSSQMVLLVKVSNKGFTLIELLIVLSILFIITILPIIKLFPIYNNKVIDQFFVQLTNDILYTQEYAISRSETMRIYFDNNNSSYRVIVIDGSQTILTRNYDKEIDINNFTLGNMLYFKSNGNINKAGTLQVKYRDQKYNVVFQLGRGRFYVTKL; this is encoded by the coding sequence ATGGAAAAGAAGTCATCATCACAGATGGTGTTGTTAGTGAAAGTATCCAATAAGGGTTTCACATTAATTGAATTATTAATTGTCCTAAGTATCTTGTTTATCATCACCATTCTCCCCATCATTAAACTATTTCCCATTTACAACAATAAAGTGATCGATCAGTTTTTTGTGCAGCTAACAAATGACATTTTGTACACACAGGAATATGCGATAAGCCGTTCTGAAACGATGAGAATTTATTTTGATAATAATAACTCTTCTTATCGGGTTATTGTGATTGATGGTAGTCAGACCATTTTAACAAGGAACTATGACAAAGAAATTGATATTAATAATTTTACATTAGGCAACATGCTTTATTTTAAAAGTAATGGAAACATCAATAAAGCGGGAACTCTCCAGGTTAAATATAGAGATCAAAAATATAATGTTGTCTTTCAACTAGGCAGAGGTCGGTTTTATGTTACGAAACTGTAG
- the comGF gene encoding competence type IV pilus minor pilin ComGF — translation MVIVKGVNSSGFTLIEMLVSLSIVLVIVALFVPVLQVMHEKQKVEMNRMEWEVFYQQTKLEIKESVQIKVTPSILYVTTVNGQVVSYEKYQDKLRRRVNGTGHEIQLQNISSAKFLALPNGVELSVVDLSGKNYNRRFFTYASIPVLQ, via the coding sequence GTGGTTATAGTAAAGGGAGTTAACTCTTCTGGGTTTACGTTGATTGAGATGCTGGTGTCATTATCAATTGTATTAGTAATTGTTGCGTTATTTGTACCGGTTTTACAAGTAATGCATGAAAAACAGAAGGTCGAGATGAATCGAATGGAATGGGAGGTTTTTTATCAGCAAACAAAGTTAGAAATAAAGGAAAGTGTGCAAATAAAAGTAACTCCGTCCATTCTATATGTAACCACAGTCAACGGACAGGTTGTTAGTTATGAAAAATATCAGGATAAACTAAGAAGACGAGTAAATGGTACAGGACATGAAATTCAATTGCAAAATATTTCAAGTGCGAAATTCTTAGCTCTTCCAAATGGAGTTGAACTTTCCGTGGTGGATTTAAGTGGCAAAAACTATAACAGGCGATTCTTTACTTATGCTTCGATTCCGGTACTACAATGA
- the comGG gene encoding competence type IV pilus minor pilin ComGG, which produces MRNEKGHILPGTIVISLLLLLILTHEINNYHLENKFTIETDELFQLENLVMLSVKEAIDKGSPNLSYTDTFTYPTGNSAISVSPQSISSSLIIITTTTKGGGVYSAQFTYDFNLEKISNWIQLR; this is translated from the coding sequence ATGAGAAATGAAAAAGGACATATCTTACCAGGTACAATTGTTATATCTTTACTTCTTTTGTTGATACTCACTCACGAAATTAATAATTATCATTTAGAAAATAAATTTACAATCGAAACTGATGAGCTCTTTCAACTTGAGAACTTAGTGATGCTTTCAGTTAAGGAAGCAATTGATAAAGGAAGTCCTAATTTAAGTTATACTGACACTTTTACTTATCCTACTGGTAATTCCGCTATTTCGGTTTCTCCGCAATCAATTAGTAGTTCACTGATTATCATTACAACAACCACAAAAGGAGGCGGGGTGTATTCTGCTCAATTTACTTATGATTTCAACCTAGAGAAAATTTCTAATTGGATTCAATTACGCTAA
- a CDS encoding shikimate kinase, which yields MKAIYLTGFMGAGKTTIGQELANRLQLPVIDTDLYIVEQVGKTIPEIFAEDGEKVFRKYEREYIQKLPTEDVIITTGGGIVIQEENRNWMKEHGTVIYLHCEIEEVFNRVSTDGSRPLIEKNQKEKVIDLYHSRLSFYNEADVIVDTTQKNIDDVVKEIDDVLKNLKSGDTL from the coding sequence ATGAAAGCTATATACTTAACAGGATTTATGGGTGCAGGGAAAACTACGATCGGACAAGAACTTGCCAATAGGTTGCAGTTACCTGTCATTGATACAGATCTATATATTGTTGAACAAGTAGGGAAAACGATACCTGAAATTTTTGCCGAAGATGGGGAAAAGGTTTTTCGTAAATATGAACGGGAATATATACAGAAACTTCCAACAGAGGATGTGATCATCACAACTGGTGGTGGGATCGTTATTCAAGAAGAAAATCGCAATTGGATGAAAGAACATGGTACAGTGATTTATCTTCATTGTGAGATTGAAGAGGTATTTAATCGAGTATCAACTGATGGCTCGAGACCGCTTATTGAAAAAAATCAAAAAGAAAAGGTTATTGATCTATATCATTCAAGGCTTTCTTTTTACAATGAAGCTGATGTGATTGTTGATACTACGCAAAAAAATATTGACGATGTGGTGAAAGAAATTGACGATGTGCTTAAAAACCTGAAAAGTGGAGATACTTTATAG
- a CDS encoding YqzE family protein: MSTNDYVKYMTQQIVSYYDKPKQVRRETKLQKKTERSPFASHWFGILPLAFSLMFKRNSKK; the protein is encoded by the coding sequence ATGTCCACAAATGATTATGTAAAATACATGACACAGCAAATCGTTAGCTATTATGATAAACCAAAGCAAGTAAGAAGAGAAACGAAGCTGCAAAAGAAAACGGAACGCTCTCCATTTGCTTCACATTGGTTTGGAATATTGCCTTTAGCTTTTTCGTTAATGTTTAAAAGAAATAGCAAAAAATAA
- a CDS encoding YmaF family protein gives MTVDWTKKPSHSHYYYALSTENVGHRHVVDGFTFNVNGSNDDEHVHHYTGLTKFEARHYHRYYGVTGPAIPTEDGGHYHEIEGRVYNNYIDPLTIKFGGVVYSQTKRDVHDHNYEGRTGTGIGYFPEGW, from the coding sequence ATGACTGTTGATTGGACAAAAAAACCTTCACATTCCCATTATTATTATGCATTGAGTACAGAAAACGTTGGTCATCGACATGTGGTTGATGGGTTTACTTTTAATGTAAACGGAAGTAATGATGATGAGCATGTTCATCATTATACCGGTCTTACAAAGTTTGAGGCTAGACATTATCATCGGTATTATGGTGTGACGGGTCCGGCCATTCCAACAGAGGATGGGGGCCATTATCATGAGATTGAAGGAAGAGTTTATAATAATTATATTGATCCACTAACTATTAAATTTGGGGGTGTAGTGTATAGTCAAACGAAGCGGGATGTTCATGATCATAATTATGAAGGGAGAACTGGTACGGGGATTGGCTATTTTCCTGAGGGGTGGTAA
- a CDS encoding F510_1955 family glycosylhydrolase, with the protein MKKIGLIVVLLSIILAACSQTEDEVKLVGEPSVDTNTSDTVKVDEFSSVIEKGEFYKENDSEVINHIHGAGFIAGSDALFVATHHGLKAFLDGKWYETISDKHDYMGFQPTNDGFFASGHPEEGSKLSNPFGLIKSQDYGQTLEQLAFYGESDFHYLAAGYNSHVVYVINEHENSTLDRGLFYSLDQGQSWEKSKISGIPNAGISNIAAHLTEASTIAIGTEVGLYLSKNNGDVFELFSEEVNVTALAFTDTEVYFSTAENELIKQSLNTNENESIELPSFENGDMVMYIAISPNNRDELVIVTSKSNIYRTTDHGNQWDQL; encoded by the coding sequence ATGAAAAAAATAGGATTAATAGTCGTGCTACTTTCAATTATTTTAGCCGCTTGTTCTCAAACAGAGGATGAAGTAAAACTAGTGGGAGAGCCTAGTGTCGATACTAATACATCGGATACTGTTAAAGTTGATGAATTTAGCTCAGTGATTGAAAAGGGAGAATTCTATAAGGAGAATGATTCTGAGGTTATTAATCATATCCATGGAGCTGGGTTTATTGCAGGAAGCGATGCGCTTTTTGTAGCCACACATCATGGGTTAAAAGCTTTTTTGGATGGTAAATGGTATGAAACAATATCGGACAAGCATGATTATATGGGATTTCAGCCAACAAATGACGGTTTTTTTGCAAGTGGTCATCCTGAGGAGGGTTCTAAGCTTTCGAATCCATTTGGATTGATTAAAAGTCAGGATTATGGACAAACACTGGAGCAACTTGCGTTTTATGGCGAATCTGATTTTCATTATTTAGCAGCTGGTTACAACAGTCATGTAGTTTACGTTATTAATGAACATGAGAATTCCACATTAGATCGTGGTTTATTTTACTCTCTTGATCAAGGGCAATCTTGGGAAAAAAGTAAAATAAGCGGTATTCCAAATGCAGGTATTTCAAACATTGCTGCACATTTGACCGAAGCTTCTACTATTGCAATAGGAACTGAGGTTGGGCTTTATCTTTCAAAAAACAATGGTGATGTATTTGAGTTATTTTCAGAAGAAGTTAATGTTACAGCATTAGCTTTCACTGATACTGAAGTTTATTTTAGCACCGCTGAAAATGAACTGATTAAACAGTCGTTAAATACCAATGAAAATGAGAGCATAGAACTCCCTTCTTTTGAAAATGGAGATATGGTAATGTATATTGCTATTTCACCAAACAATAGGGATGAGCTTGTTATTGTCACATCAAAATCAAATATATATAGAACAACAGACCATGGTAATCAATGGGATCAATTGTAA
- a CDS encoding DUF3889 domain-containing protein: MKKTITFVILFVALFNFSQVEAAPPKYAKWGRLAMQETQKRYPMADIKDYQHVWREDKKDGTTIERFKLWLKQGDREFGVYITFTFDTKTEELKDTLFVETLS; the protein is encoded by the coding sequence ATGAAAAAAACAATCACATTTGTTATATTATTCGTCGCACTATTCAACTTTTCACAAGTAGAAGCAGCACCCCCTAAATACGCAAAATGGGGCCGATTAGCGATGCAAGAAACTCAAAAACGATACCCAATGGCAGACATTAAGGATTACCAACATGTATGGAGAGAAGACAAAAAAGATGGAACAACCATCGAACGCTTCAAACTATGGCTAAAACAAGGAGACCGGGAATTTGGAGTGTATATCACCTTTACCTTTGACACAAAAACAGAGGAATTAAAGGACACATTGTTCGTAGAAACATTGTCATGA
- a CDS encoding sortase family protein codes for MKNSIITLLLIISVILLLGCGSQKAFSTGEHTLAKGYTVLNQPMTFEKFIRTKNNTVGVLVLPSLSSELAIIEEDAMDLKKGVSISSYSPYPSQGGEITLTVNQNSLIKRARNLKVGDVLIVNLPYGSFNYQITKIDTKHQPSNTQGETLTFIVPSENKTTYFYAIPISTN; via the coding sequence ATGAAAAACTCTATTATCACTTTACTATTAATCATTTCTGTCATTCTTCTCTTAGGCTGTGGATCCCAAAAAGCCTTTTCCACCGGAGAGCATACACTTGCTAAAGGGTATACTGTTTTAAATCAACCCATGACCTTCGAAAAGTTCATCCGTACAAAAAACAATACAGTAGGTGTCCTAGTACTTCCATCTCTTTCTTCTGAGTTAGCGATTATTGAAGAAGACGCTATGGACCTAAAAAAAGGTGTTAGCATTTCGTCATATTCCCCCTATCCTTCACAAGGAGGCGAAATTACCTTAACAGTTAATCAAAACTCTCTCATAAAAAGAGCTAGAAACCTAAAAGTTGGAGATGTATTGATTGTTAACTTACCTTATGGTAGCTTCAATTATCAAATAACAAAGATTGATACAAAGCATCAACCAAGCAATACTCAAGGTGAAACTCTTACATTCATTGTCCCATCTGAAAATAAAACCACCTATTTTTATGCTATCCCTATATCAACAAATTAA
- a CDS encoding DUF5658 family protein, whose protein sequence is MKIILHYLALLNLLDGFFTYYGLRNKYITEANPFMNFLYEVNPLMFLFVKVLLSALLYLILYHISSIKSAWIKGLSLFASVCYTFIFLLHSFWILQIG, encoded by the coding sequence ATGAAAATTATTCTCCATTATTTGGCTCTTCTTAACCTACTAGACGGATTTTTTACATATTATGGCCTACGGAACAAATATATTACAGAAGCAAATCCATTTATGAACTTTCTGTATGAAGTGAACCCATTGATGTTTCTGTTTGTGAAAGTATTATTATCAGCATTACTATACTTAATCCTCTATCATATCTCATCGATAAAATCAGCCTGGATCAAAGGATTATCGTTATTTGCATCTGTGTGCTACACCTTCATTTTTTTACTACATAGCTTTTGGATTCTACAAATCGGATAA
- a CDS encoding helix-turn-helix domain-containing protein, translating into MNGTVIRELREDKGISLNKLSKLSGVSKSYLSIIERGKQSNPSISVLERIAEALETEVDVILLQAKEKEKVDDKIISLAKQIKTSELSDENIKMFRDFLDILRKN; encoded by the coding sequence ATGAATGGAACAGTCATAAGAGAATTGAGAGAAGATAAGGGAATTTCCCTAAACAAGCTATCCAAGTTGTCAGGCGTATCAAAATCATACTTAAGCATTATCGAACGAGGGAAGCAAAGTAACCCAAGTATCTCGGTGCTTGAACGAATTGCTGAGGCATTAGAAACAGAGGTCGATGTGATTCTACTACAAGCAAAAGAAAAAGAAAAAGTAGATGATAAGATTATATCACTGGCAAAACAAATAAAAACTTCAGAACTTAGTGATGAAAACATTAAGATGTTTCGGGATTTTTTGGACATACTTCGAAAAAATTAA
- a CDS encoding anti-repressor SinI family protein, producing MVKEVEKGLDVEWIALILEAKNLGLSVEDVQSFLLKGHNKA from the coding sequence GTGGTTAAAGAAGTGGAAAAAGGATTAGATGTAGAGTGGATCGCCCTTATATTAGAAGCGAAAAATCTAGGATTAAGTGTTGAGGATGTTCAATCATTTTTACTGAAAGGTCATAACAAAGCGTAA
- the nadE gene encoding ammonia-dependent NAD(+) synthetase: MSDLQRTIIEALKVQPTIDSDEEIRRSIDFLKDYMKKYSFLETFVLGLSLGQDSTLTGKLAQLAVNELNEEKGEKKYRFIGVRLPYGLQGDEHDADAVLSFIEPDEVITVNVKPSVDASIKSLNDAGIELTDFLKGNEKARERMKVQYSIAAARRGVVLGTDHSAEAVTGFYTKFGDGAADLVPIFRLNKRQGKMLLKELEAPEQLYLKTPTADLEDDRPGLPDEVALGITYDEIDDYLEGKQIKAESQKKLEETYLKTEHKRQGPITVFDEWWK; encoded by the coding sequence ATGAGTGATTTACAAAGAACAATTATTGAAGCCCTGAAGGTTCAACCAACGATTGATTCAGATGAAGAAATTCGTCGTAGTATTGATTTTCTTAAAGATTATATGAAAAAATATTCTTTTTTAGAAACGTTTGTATTAGGACTTTCACTTGGCCAGGATTCAACTCTAACAGGAAAGTTAGCACAATTAGCAGTCAATGAGTTAAATGAAGAAAAGGGTGAAAAGAAATATCGTTTTATAGGTGTTCGCTTACCATATGGTCTACAAGGTGATGAACATGATGCTGACGCAGTATTGTCTTTTATTGAACCAGATGAGGTTATTACAGTGAATGTGAAGCCATCGGTGGATGCAAGTATTAAATCATTGAATGACGCAGGAATAGAATTGACAGATTTCTTAAAAGGAAATGAAAAAGCAAGAGAACGTATGAAGGTTCAATATAGCATTGCAGCGGCACGAAGAGGAGTAGTACTTGGTACAGACCACTCTGCTGAAGCGGTAACTGGTTTTTACACGAAGTTTGGTGATGGTGCTGCTGACTTAGTACCTATCTTCCGTTTAAACAAACGTCAAGGGAAAATGTTGCTTAAGGAACTAGAAGCACCTGAACAGCTTTATTTAAAAACACCAACAGCTGATTTAGAGGATGACCGTCCAGGGCTTCCAGACGAAGTGGCGCTCGGGATTACATATGATGAGATTGATGATTATTTAGAAGGAAAGCAGATTAAGGCTGAGAGTCAGAAGAAGTTGGAAGAGACTTACTTGAAGACTGAGCATAAGCGTCAAGGACCGATTACGGTGTTTGATGAGTGGTGGAAGTAA
- a CDS encoding helix-turn-helix domain-containing protein, producing the protein MSEILGKRIKKLRTTKGMTLKELGEAIDFNYSNLSKIERGQRKPTIEVLECLASYFNIHISYFFGEERNVVSHQKLDPEWILLTDEMKKKNITPKELKDIVNHFTQNKKLSN; encoded by the coding sequence TTGTCAGAGATATTGGGCAAGCGTATAAAAAAATTGAGAACTACAAAAGGCATGACATTAAAGGAGTTAGGTGAAGCAATAGACTTTAATTATAGTAATCTCTCCAAAATAGAGAGAGGTCAGAGAAAACCTACTATTGAGGTATTGGAATGTTTAGCAAGTTACTTTAATATACATATTTCATACTTTTTTGGAGAAGAGAGAAATGTGGTGTCACATCAAAAATTAGATCCTGAATGGATTTTATTAACTGATGAAATGAAAAAGAAAAATATTACACCGAAAGAGTTGAAGGATATTGTAAATCACTTTACCCAAAATAAAAAATTAAGTAATTAA
- a CDS encoding YveK family protein codes for MEKEISLKKVFTLIKNRIWILLLFGLLAAVAGGLYSHYTYVPIYQSSTHSLVKADDKMFSNLTAMIKQPFLLEKVITKMNYEGSEAGLGSKISISQSGQMLILSVIDTNPERAAVIANTVTEVFIEESSNKENYDFHDITFYTPAEVSPWPINPESNKLAIIGFILGVGLAIGLIFLMDSLDDSTKGTRDTEKLLGIPVLGRVSKMTKRSTNMKAKKQKSYSMRGESIGS; via the coding sequence ATGGAAAAAGAAATCAGCTTAAAGAAAGTATTTACTCTTATTAAAAATCGGATTTGGATTCTATTACTATTCGGTTTATTGGCCGCAGTTGCTGGAGGTTTATATAGTCATTATACATATGTTCCAATTTATCAATCATCAACACATTCGCTTGTTAAAGCAGACGATAAAATGTTTAGTAACTTGACTGCTATGATTAAACAGCCTTTTCTATTAGAAAAAGTGATAACTAAAATGAATTACGAAGGTTCTGAAGCTGGTCTTGGCAGTAAGATTTCAATAAGCCAGAGTGGTCAGATGTTGATATTAAGTGTTATTGACACTAATCCAGAAAGAGCAGCGGTTATCGCAAATACTGTAACAGAAGTATTTATTGAAGAAAGTTCAAATAAAGAAAATTATGACTTTCATGACATTACCTTTTATACACCTGCAGAGGTAAGTCCGTGGCCAATCAATCCCGAAAGTAACAAGTTGGCAATAATTGGGTTTATCTTAGGCGTTGGTCTAGCTATTGGCTTGATTTTCTTGATGGATTCGCTAGATGATAGCACTAAAGGTACACGCGATACCGAAAAGTTGCTCGGAATACCTGTGTTAGGAAGAGTTTCAAAAATGACAAAAAGAAGTACGAATATGAAAGCAAAGAAGCAAAAAAGTTATAGTATGAGGGGGGAGTCGATTGGATCTTAA
- a CDS encoding CpsD/CapB family tyrosine-protein kinase translates to MDLNNLLKKFNKKLNRTKNLINENPLVTFLQPTSKISEEFRTIRTNIKFSEFDPDKKTILVTSPNGGEGKSVTVANLGVSMAQQGQRVLIVDANLRQPSLHCIFKMDNSLGLSSILTGKSVLEGTVSQTDISKLDILTSGPIPSNPAELLGSHSMRKLMNKVIENYDVILFDSPPVLQFADTTVIANQCEGVILVLEYGQTENDEAVEAKRILEFANAKVVGAVINKAS, encoded by the coding sequence TTGGATCTTAACAATCTATTAAAGAAGTTTAATAAGAAACTAAATAGAACAAAGAATCTTATTAATGAAAATCCCTTAGTAACATTTTTACAGCCAACTTCAAAAATTTCTGAGGAGTTTCGAACCATTCGAACAAATATAAAGTTTTCTGAATTTGATCCAGATAAAAAGACGATACTAGTCACCTCACCTAATGGAGGGGAAGGGAAATCAGTAACTGTTGCAAATTTAGGTGTTTCAATGGCTCAACAGGGTCAGAGAGTACTAATTGTTGATGCAAACTTAAGACAGCCGTCATTACATTGTATCTTTAAAATGGATAACTCTCTTGGATTATCCTCTATCCTGACAGGGAAATCAGTGTTAGAAGGCACTGTGTCACAAACAGATATTAGTAAATTAGATATATTAACTAGTGGTCCAATTCCTAGCAATCCAGCTGAGCTGCTTGGTTCACATTCGATGAGAAAGCTTATGAACAAAGTCATCGAAAACTATGATGTTATTTTATTTGACTCACCACCTGTTCTCCAATTTGCAGATACTACTGTTATCGCAAATCAATGTGAGGGTGTCATACTCGTTTTGGAATATGGCCAAACAGAAAATGATGAAGCAGTTGAAGCTAAAAGAATACTTGAATTTGCGAATGCAAAAGTAGTTGGTGCTGTTATAAATAAGGCAAGCTAA